The sequence ATTTATTTCGCTTGTCGGCCCTTCAGGAAGCGGCAAAACAACTCTTCTGCGTATCATTGCAGGTCTGGAGAAAGCCAGTCAAGGTGAGGTTTGGCTGGATAATCAGATAATTACCCAACCCTCGCGAAAGCTTGGCTTTGTCTTTCAAGAAGCAACCCTTTATCCTTGGCTAACTGTTTATGATAACATCGCCCTAGGTCTAAAGTTGAATAAAGAAAAAGAACGTCTGACAGAAGTTAAAGATTATATCAATTTAGTTGGACTAAGTGGTTTTGAAAAAGCCTATCCTCATCATCTATCTGGTGGTATGCAGCAACGGGTCAATATTGCTAGAGCATTGATTAATAATCCTGATGTCTTACTTCTTGATGAGCCATTTGGCGCTTTGGATGCCTTTACCAGAAGCAAGATGCAGGCTGATCTTATTGATATTTGGCAAAAACGCAAAATTACTATGATTATGGTAACTCATGATGTCGAAGAAGCTGTTTTTCTCTCTGAGCGCGTGTTTGCCATGACACCAAGACCAGCTGTCATTAAGGAAAAGATTGCAGTTGACTTGAAAAGACCAAGAGAAAGAGATTCTCAGAACTTTATTGCTATTAAAGAAAAGATCTTACACATATTGAATTTCTAAAGAAAAGAGGAAAACGCTAATGATAAAATCATCAACCCCAAAATGTCTCAGACTTGGACTTGTTTTATTCATCATATCAGTGAGCTTGGCAGCCTGTTCAAAGTCCTCTACTTCGACATCTGAAAATTATAATGCTTCTGAAAAAGATTCTTACGTCCTAAAAATTTCTGAAAACTCTGATCTTTGCGGTGCTCCCCAACAGATAGCTATTGAAAAAGGCTTTTTTGATGATTTAGGATTGAAATACAAGGTTATTAAAATCGGACAAGATACTTCTAATCTTGATGCTTTAAATGCCGGTAAGATTGATGCCTCTAACTCTTTGATGGCAAGTATTATCCAGCCTCTAACTAATGGTGCTAAACTTAAAATCACAACCGGCCTGCATACCGGCTGTCTGCAGGTATTAACAAAGGACGGCAAAATCAAGTCTGCTGCTGATCTAAAAGGTAAAAAAATCGGGGTGACTGCTGTTGCGGGTAGTCCTGCTATCTTTGCTAAACGTGTTCTGGCAAAATCTGGTTTAAAAGTCTCTGATGAGAAAGGCGATGTCAGTTTTGTTACTTACCAAAGCGATCAGTTAGGGCAGGTTCTGGACAAAGGCGAAGTTGATGCCATTGCCCTCGGCGATCCGGACACTGAAGTTCTTAAAAAACAATACGGCTTTAAAACATTGGCTAATTCATCAACTGACAAAGGATTCAAAAACGAATATTGCTGTGTCGCTTATGTATCAAACGATATAGCCAAAAAACATCCGGCTGTCGCAGCCAAATATACGCTAGCTATGCAAAAAGCAGCTGACTGGATACAAAAACACAAAGAAGAAATGGTTGATATTCAACTAAATAAAAACTATGTTGCTGGTAGTAAAGACAGCAATCTTACCAGTCTAAAGAGCTATACTTTTAAACCGAGCTATTCAGGTGCTTATGACAGTTTCGATACTGTAGCCAGCGACTTGCTAAAAATTGGCATTTTATCTAATGATGTTGATCTAAAAGCTTTAAGAACCAATTCCTTCTTAAAAGTGAAAAGTGTTAAATAAAGCACTTATAAAATCAGGAGCCTGTCAATATCGCCCCAAAAAAGATGAATACAAAATCTATCAATTGAGGTGCGGTTTAATTGCACATGGTTTGTTTCACACGAAGTCAGGAAACGGTCTAAAGTTATACCATTACAAAAAAGGTTTTGGGGCATACCCAAAACCTTTTGATTAGTTATTAAATCATTTTTTGCAAAGATAAATTTTACAAATTTTCTGCCACTGCGGCAATCAAATCTTTGATGGCTGCTGCATCTGAACCACCGGCCATAGCCATATCTGATTTTCCGCCACCGCGGCCTGAAACGATTGGTGCCAAAGTCTTAATGAGATTACCAGCGTGAACGTCTTGAGACTTGCTAGCAACAAGAACATTGACCTTTTTACCAATGCTAGCAACTAAAACGAGAACGTCAGAGTAGTCTTTTTGTTTCCATTGGTCAGCAAAGGTGCGGAGCGCGCCTGCATCGGCAACTTCTACTTGACTTGCAATATAGCGCAGACCCTTGGCTTCCTTAACATCTTTGAAGATATCGCCTGCGGCTGCTGCGGCTGCTTTTTCTTTCAGCTCGGCATTCTCCTTTTGCAGTTTATGCAATTGGTCTTGCAGCGAAACTACCTTGCTAGCTACCTGATTCATTTGAGGCGCTTTAAGCGCTGCGGCAATTTCTTTTAGACTATCTTCTTCTTGACGGTAAGCTTCAAAGGCTTCTTTACTGGTCACAGCTAGGATACGGCGAGTTCCCGAACCAATACCTTCTTCTT comes from Streptococcus troglodytae and encodes:
- a CDS encoding ABC transporter ATP-binding protein, translated to MVGSLRINHVQKIFKATNDAHTEIEALHQINTDIDAGEFISLVGPSGSGKTTLLRIIAGLEKASQGEVWLDNQIITQPSRKLGFVFQEATLYPWLTVYDNIALGLKLNKEKERLTEVKDYINLVGLSGFEKAYPHHLSGGMQQRVNIARALINNPDVLLLDEPFGALDAFTRSKMQADLIDIWQKRKITMIMVTHDVEEAVFLSERVFAMTPRPAVIKEKIAVDLKRPRERDSQNFIAIKEKILHILNF
- a CDS encoding ABC transporter substrate-binding protein; the encoded protein is MIKSSTPKCLRLGLVLFIISVSLAACSKSSTSTSENYNASEKDSYVLKISENSDLCGAPQQIAIEKGFFDDLGLKYKVIKIGQDTSNLDALNAGKIDASNSLMASIIQPLTNGAKLKITTGLHTGCLQVLTKDGKIKSAADLKGKKIGVTAVAGSPAIFAKRVLAKSGLKVSDEKGDVSFVTYQSDQLGQVLDKGEVDAIALGDPDTEVLKKQYGFKTLANSSTDKGFKNEYCCVAYVSNDIAKKHPAVAAKYTLAMQKAADWIQKHKEEMVDIQLNKNYVAGSKDSNLTSLKSYTFKPSYSGAYDSFDTVASDLLKIGILSNDVDLKALRTNSFLKVKSVK